In one Brienomyrus brachyistius isolate T26 chromosome 5, BBRACH_0.4, whole genome shotgun sequence genomic region, the following are encoded:
- the LOC125742477 gene encoding alpha-N-acetylgalactosaminide alpha-2,6-sialyltransferase 1-like isoform X3, translated as MFKEAFVKMPKWEFEDLYVRDANFKQTSCPKSLRNNTDPEFKNAFIPDVRLFMQPEDLNRNVWNQLSHFNNPFGFMGYMYKDVKQAVDLIPKLKSHQLLPVPKSGCISCAVVGTSGILNGSRMGQEIDSHDYVFRMNGAVIKGYEEDVGNKTSVYVHTSHSIISTLGQLGKYGFTSIPTDEGIKYVFLPEGLRDFQWLHALLNKVQVPKGEYQNLIPRMYYPNSLDLNRFYVLHPDFLRYVKNRFMRSAQLESAYWHYYRPTNGAFTLFLALHTCDVVDAYGFITANHSQYPNYYFDKLRKSVIFYINHDYNLEIKLWEKLNDAKIIRLYKRKEDKDNGTDQFH; from the exons CAAACAAACG TCTTGCCCAAAATCATTAAGGAATAACACAGACCCTGAGTTTAAGAATGCCTTCATTCCCGATGTCCGGCTTTTCATGCAGCCGGAAGACCTAAACAGGAATGTTTGGAACCAGCTGTCACACTTCAACAATCCCTTTGGCTTCATGGGGTACATGTACAAGG ATGTGAAACAGGCAGTAGATCTAATCCCCAAGCTGAAAAGCCATCAGCTCCTGCCAGTTCCTAAGTCAGGCTGTATAAGTTGTGCAGTCGTGGGTACTTCAGGAATTCTTAATGGTTCCCGGATGGGCCAGGAGATAGATTCTCACGACTATGTGTTTCG AATGAATGGTGCTGTTATAAAAGGGTATGAAGAGGATGTAGGAAATAAGACGTCAGTGTATGTCCACACATCACATTCCATTATTAGTACACTCGGTCAGTTGGGAAAGTACGGCTTTACCAGTATCCCTACTGATGAG GGCATCAAGTATGTCTTCTTACCAGAGGGGTTGCGAGATTTCCAGTGGCTCCACGCTCTGCTGAATAAGGTGCAGGTGCCCAAGGGGGAATATCAGAACTTAAT ACCCCGGATGTACTACCCTAACTCACTGGATTTGAATCGGTTCTATGTCCTGCACCCAGATTTTCTCAGATATGTAAAGaacag GTTCATGAGGTCTGCTCAGCTGGAGTCTGCTTACTGGCACTACTACCGACCCACTAATGGAGCGTTCACACTGTTTCTGGCCCTGCACACATGTGATGTG gTGGATGCATATGGATTCATTACAGCCAACCACAGTCAATATCCAAACTACTATTTTGACAAGTTAAGAAAATCCGTTATTTTTTATATCAACCATGATTATAATTTGGAGATTAAGTTATGGGAGAAATTAAATGATGCCAAGATCATTAGATTGTATAAAAGGAAAGAAGACAAGGACAATGGTACAGACCAgttccattga